A single window of Ancylomarina subtilis DNA harbors:
- a CDS encoding pyridoxal phosphate-dependent aminotransferase: MPQISDKGRLMPESPIRKLVPYAEAARAAGRTVYPLNIGQPDIKTPEVAMEAIRNCTEKVIEYSHSAGNISYRKKLAKYYQNIGINVDENEMLITTGGSEAITFAMMSCMNPGDEIIIPEPFYANYNGFAIAAGVVVKPITSSIENDFALPSIEEFEKIMTPKTKGIVICNPNNPTGYLYSKEELNQLRELVLKHDLYLFSDEVYREFCYDGEEHFSAMNLEGLEQNVVLMDSVSKRYSECGVRIGALITKNKDIISTAMKFAQARLCPPAFGQIAAEASLDTPAEYFTEVYNEYIDRRNFTVEALNNMEGVYCPTPKGAFYTVVKLPIDDADKFAQWILEDFEYKNQTVMVAPATGFYATPGLGKNEVRIAYVLKKEDLANAMETLAEALKVYPGRTI, from the coding sequence ATGCCACAAATTTCGGATAAAGGACGCTTGATGCCAGAATCGCCAATTCGTAAATTGGTTCCTTATGCAGAAGCCGCAAGAGCTGCAGGTCGAACTGTATACCCTTTGAACATTGGTCAGCCAGACATTAAAACCCCAGAGGTTGCAATGGAAGCCATTAGAAATTGTACTGAAAAAGTGATTGAGTATTCTCATTCAGCAGGTAATATTTCTTATCGCAAGAAATTGGCTAAGTATTACCAGAACATCGGAATTAATGTTGACGAAAACGAGATGTTGATTACAACAGGTGGTTCTGAAGCAATTACATTCGCGATGATGTCGTGTATGAACCCAGGTGATGAAATTATCATTCCTGAGCCATTCTATGCGAACTACAACGGTTTTGCTATTGCTGCTGGTGTTGTGGTTAAGCCAATCACTTCGAGCATCGAAAACGATTTTGCTTTACCTTCAATCGAGGAGTTTGAAAAAATAATGACGCCTAAAACTAAAGGTATCGTTATTTGTAACCCTAATAATCCTACAGGATACCTTTACTCTAAAGAAGAATTAAATCAGTTACGCGAGCTTGTTCTTAAGCACGATTTGTATTTATTCTCTGATGAAGTATATCGTGAGTTCTGTTACGATGGAGAAGAGCATTTTTCAGCGATGAACCTTGAAGGCTTGGAGCAAAATGTTGTTCTTATGGATTCAGTATCGAAACGTTACAGCGAATGTGGTGTACGTATTGGAGCTTTAATCACTAAAAATAAAGACATTATCAGCACTGCAATGAAATTTGCTCAAGCGCGTTTATGTCCTCCAGCTTTTGGTCAAATTGCTGCTGAAGCATCTCTTGATACACCAGCTGAATATTTCACCGAAGTTTATAACGAATACATCGATCGTCGAAACTTTACGGTTGAAGCCCTAAATAATATGGAGGGTGTGTATTGCCCTACTCCTAAAGGTGCTTTCTATACAGTTGTAAAACTTCCGATTGATGATGCGGATAAGTTTGCTCAGTGGATTCTTGAAGACTTTGAATACAAAAACCAAACAGTAATGGTTGCGCCTGCTACAGGATTCTATGCAACGCCAGGTTTAGGTAAAAACGAAGTTCGTATTGCTTATGTTCTTAAAAAAGAAGATTTAGCAAACGCAATGGAAACTTTAGCTGAAGCGCTTAAGGTTTACCCGGGAAGAACGATCTAA
- a CDS encoding thioredoxin family protein — protein sequence MAFTLQLSDKAPDFKLPATDGISYKLSDFKSSKLLVVFFTCNHCPYVIGSDEDTRAIADKYIPHGVEFVAINSNSANTYVEDDYDHMVDRMDEYDFPWVYLYDESQEIAKAYGALRTPHFFLFDEGRKLIYTGRAVDNPKDTSKVQVRDLERAIDEYLAGKPISVPLTNPIGCNVKWDGKDKHWMPADACDLI from the coding sequence ATGGCTTTTACTTTACAATTGTCTGATAAAGCACCAGATTTTAAACTACCTGCAACTGACGGGATTTCATACAAGCTTTCTGATTTTAAATCATCGAAATTGCTTGTTGTTTTTTTCACATGTAATCATTGTCCATACGTGATTGGTTCCGATGAAGATACGCGTGCAATAGCAGATAAATACATTCCGCATGGGGTTGAATTTGTGGCGATCAATTCTAACTCAGCTAATACTTATGTGGAGGACGATTATGATCATATGGTTGATCGGATGGATGAGTATGATTTCCCCTGGGTTTATTTGTATGACGAAAGCCAGGAGATCGCCAAGGCCTACGGTGCTTTAAGAACTCCGCATTTTTTTCTTTTTGATGAAGGGAGAAAGTTGATTTATACAGGGCGTGCTGTTGATAATCCTAAAGACACTTCAAAAGTTCAGGTTAGAGATTTGGAAAGAGCAATTGATGAGTATCTGGCAGGAAAACCAATTTCTGTACCATTGACAAATCCAATAGGATGTAATGTGAAATGGGATGGGAAGGACAAGCATTGGATGCCTGCTGATGCCTGTGATTTGATATAA
- a CDS encoding exo-beta-N-acetylmuramidase NamZ family protein, with amino-acid sequence MLRNNAKLLTFILCFLILQTACSQNKPGKVKPAAERFSVYQPILKDKKIALVANQASLVGSDHLVDFLLSKKMNLTKIFSPEHGFRGNADAGEKVKDGIDPKTNLPIVSLYGKHKKPYPDDFKDVDMVVFDLQDVGVRFYTYLSTLHYMMEACTENKISLLVLDRPNPNAHYIDGPVLESDCKSFVGLHPVPIVYGMTIGEYALMINGEKWLKNGIQCQLTVIPCENWSRNSRYELSVKPSPNLPNYQSIQLYPSLCFFEGTVVSAGRGTDFPFQIYGHPKMREANFEFKPRSISGASRNPKFKGQICRGEDLRSINIDSFRLKKQLDLSFLLKAYSELKDSTEFFNPFFEKLAGTKLLRQQIIQGESENQIRKSWRENLDQFKLIRKKYLLYPENE; translated from the coding sequence ATGCTACGAAACAATGCTAAACTCTTAACATTTATTTTATGTTTTTTGATTTTACAGACGGCCTGCTCACAGAATAAACCTGGCAAAGTAAAGCCAGCAGCTGAACGTTTTTCTGTTTATCAGCCAATATTGAAAGATAAAAAGATTGCGCTTGTTGCGAATCAAGCTTCCCTGGTGGGAAGTGATCATTTGGTGGATTTCCTTTTGTCAAAAAAAATGAATTTGACTAAAATTTTTAGCCCCGAACATGGCTTTAGAGGGAATGCTGACGCAGGTGAGAAAGTAAAGGACGGTATCGATCCGAAAACAAATCTACCTATTGTATCGTTGTATGGCAAACACAAGAAACCTTACCCGGATGATTTCAAAGATGTCGATATGGTTGTATTCGATCTGCAGGATGTTGGAGTTCGATTTTATACCTATCTATCCACCTTGCATTATATGATGGAGGCTTGTACTGAGAATAAAATTTCTTTATTGGTTTTAGACCGACCTAATCCGAATGCGCATTATATCGACGGTCCTGTTCTCGAATCAGATTGCAAATCGTTTGTTGGCTTGCATCCTGTTCCGATTGTTTACGGAATGACCATAGGGGAATATGCCCTGATGATTAATGGAGAAAAGTGGTTGAAAAATGGAATTCAATGCCAATTGACTGTTATTCCCTGTGAAAATTGGAGCAGAAATTCGAGATATGAATTGTCGGTAAAGCCATCGCCTAATTTGCCGAATTATCAATCTATTCAGCTTTATCCTTCGCTTTGCTTTTTTGAAGGAACCGTTGTGAGTGCAGGAAGGGGTACAGATTTTCCTTTCCAAATTTATGGGCACCCGAAAATGAGAGAGGCTAATTTTGAGTTTAAACCCAGAAGTATTTCTGGTGCGAGTAGAAATCCAAAGTTTAAAGGTCAAATTTGTCGTGGTGAAGATTTAAGGTCGATTAATATTGATTCTTTCCGATTGAAAAAGCAGCTTGATTTATCATTTCTTTTGAAAGCTTATTCAGAATTGAAAGATTCAACTGAATTCTTTAATCCTTTTTTTGAGAAATTGGCTGGAACGAAACTTTTACGTCAACAGATTATTCAGGGAGAATCTGAAAATCAGATCCGAAAAAGCTGGCGGGAAAATCTTGATCAATTTAAATTGATCAGAAAGAAGTATTTGCTTTATCCTGAAAACGAATAA
- a CDS encoding ABC transporter permease: MNLELHIARKITYQNKSDRQISRPIISIATLGIALGLSVMILAVAIVTGFKAGITEKLTGFGSHIQISNYDNNSSFETYPIDKNLIPIDRLTQIEGIKHIQTYATKPGIIKTENEIQGVVLSGASQNYDWAFFKDKLVEGEIINILPSVKSNDILISEKLTNLLHLKLGDKLTLYFVQQPVRMRRFTIKGIYNSGMDEFDKLFVICDMRHIQKLNNWTNNQVSGIEITLDDFKNLDETKELIRDNVAGIFTDDGSTFKVRSIKQNHPQIFNWLEMLDLNVWIILALMILVAGFNMISGLLIIILEKTNMIGILKALGTDNWSVRKIFLYQSAMIIGKGMILGNLIGIGVCLIQYHFQLISLDPVNYYLDTVPINLDILHLLLLNIGTLIATVSMLIVPSYWITRITPSKAIKFD; encoded by the coding sequence TTGAATTTAGAACTACACATAGCCAGAAAAATCACCTACCAGAATAAATCTGACCGCCAGATCTCTCGTCCTATCATCAGCATTGCAACTCTTGGAATTGCTTTGGGTTTATCTGTTATGATTCTTGCGGTTGCCATTGTCACAGGGTTTAAGGCTGGGATTACCGAAAAACTGACAGGTTTTGGCTCTCACATTCAGATCAGCAATTACGACAACAATAGCTCCTTTGAAACTTATCCTATCGATAAGAATCTTATCCCAATTGATCGATTAACACAAATTGAAGGCATTAAACACATACAAACTTATGCCACAAAGCCTGGAATAATAAAAACTGAAAACGAAATTCAAGGAGTTGTTCTCAGCGGAGCTTCACAAAATTACGATTGGGCATTTTTTAAAGATAAGCTCGTTGAAGGAGAGATTATCAATATACTTCCTTCAGTTAAAAGCAACGATATCCTTATCTCAGAAAAACTGACTAATTTACTTCACTTAAAATTAGGGGACAAGCTCACCTTATACTTTGTACAGCAACCTGTTCGTATGCGTCGTTTCACAATCAAGGGCATCTACAACTCCGGAATGGACGAGTTCGATAAACTCTTCGTGATTTGTGACATGCGTCATATTCAAAAACTAAATAACTGGACAAACAATCAGGTGAGTGGTATTGAAATCACGTTGGATGATTTTAAAAATCTAGACGAAACAAAAGAGCTTATTAGAGACAATGTCGCAGGTATATTTACTGATGATGGGTCGACATTCAAAGTCAGAAGTATCAAACAAAATCACCCTCAAATTTTTAACTGGCTTGAAATGCTCGATCTGAATGTTTGGATTATTCTGGCCTTAATGATTCTGGTTGCAGGCTTCAATATGATTTCGGGCTTACTCATTATCATTCTTGAGAAAACCAATATGATCGGGATTCTAAAAGCTCTGGGTACTGACAATTGGTCGGTTCGGAAAATCTTTTTGTATCAGTCAGCCATGATTATTGGAAAGGGGATGATTCTGGGCAATCTTATTGGAATAGGAGTTTGCTTGATTCAATATCACTTCCAACTTATTAGTCTCGATCCGGTAAACTATTATCTGGATACAGTGCCAATAAACCTTGATATCCTTCACCTTCTTCTTTTAAATATTGGAACACTTATTGCCACCGTTAGCATGCTAATTGTTCCTTCGTATTGGATCACCCGAATTACACCAAGTAAAGCAATAAAATTTGACTAA
- a CDS encoding NUDIX hydrolase, protein MIHPNSINNIYQFVEDFINELKQGLPGSNAQQKMAPSIRNHSNKKNDPNLARDSSVLILFYQKGDRLYFPLIKRSSGNHNHSGQISLPGGKYELNDQNLINTAIRETEEELGLYGDKIHIIGPITGLYIPISNFQVQPIVGYYEGIPEFKADNFEVHQIIETDIQELFRAENKHEEIIHKNGFEIRAPFYEVKGHKLWGATAMIISELEELLKRANLIE, encoded by the coding sequence ATGATACATCCCAATTCAATAAATAATATATATCAGTTTGTAGAAGATTTCATAAACGAATTGAAGCAAGGTTTACCTGGAAGTAACGCTCAACAGAAAATGGCCCCTTCCATACGTAATCATTCCAATAAAAAGAACGATCCCAACTTAGCAAGAGACAGTAGTGTTCTTATTCTTTTCTATCAGAAAGGTGATAGGCTATACTTTCCACTTATAAAACGAAGCAGTGGAAATCACAATCATAGCGGGCAAATTAGTTTACCTGGGGGCAAATATGAGCTTAATGATCAAAATTTGATTAATACTGCCATTAGAGAAACTGAAGAAGAACTCGGTCTTTATGGAGATAAAATACATATTATAGGGCCCATAACCGGACTTTATATCCCCATTAGTAATTTCCAGGTTCAGCCCATAGTTGGCTATTACGAGGGAATACCTGAATTCAAAGCCGACAATTTTGAAGTCCATCAAATAATTGAAACCGATATTCAGGAATTATTTAGAGCCGAAAATAAGCACGAAGAAATAATTCATAAAAATGGCTTTGAAATTAGAGCCCCTTTCTATGAAGTAAAAGGGCATAAGCTATGGGGGGCAACCGCCATGATTATTTCAGAACTCGAAGAATTACTCAAGCGAGCTAATCTCATCGAGTGA